The Pseudomonas sp. PDM14 genomic interval CTCGATCACCACGCGCAGCTTCTCGTAGCTGAGCCAGGTCGGGTTCTTGCCGTTGTTGTTGGCGCGGGCACGCAGGACGAAGTTGACGATCTCGTTGCGAAAATCCTTCGGGTTGCTGATCCCGGCTGGCTTCTCGATCTTCTCCAGCTCCTCGTTGAGGGCGACGCGGTTGAGGATTTCGCCGGTTTCCGGGTCGCGGTATTCCTGGTCCTGGATCCAGAAGTCGGCGTACAGCACGTAGCGGTCGAAGATGTTCTGTCCGTACTCGCTGTAGGACTCCAGGTAGGCGGTCTGGATTTCCTTGCCGATGAACTCGATGTAGCGCGGTGCCAGGTATTCCTTGATGAAGCGCAGGTAGCGCTCACGTACCTCGGCGGGGAACTGTTCCTGTTCGATCTGCTGCTCCAGCACGTAGAGCAGGTGCACCGGGTTGGCGGCGATCTCGTGCGGGTCGAAGTTGAACACCTTGGACAGGATCTTGAAGGCGAAGCGGGTCGACAGGCCGGTCATGCCCTCGTCCACGCCCGCGCTGTCGCGGTACTCCTGAATCGATTTGGCTTTGGGATCGGTGTCCTTGAGGTTCTCGCCGTCGTAGACGCGCATCTTCGAGTAGATGTTGGAGTTTTCCGGCTCCTTCAGGCGCGACAGGGTGGAAAACTGGGCGAGCATCTTCAGGGTGTCCGGCGCGCAGTGGGCATTGGCCAGGGAGCTGTTGATCAGCAGCTTGTCGTAGATCTTGATCTCGTCGGTCACGCGCAGGCAGTACGGCACCTTGACGATGTAGATGCGGTCGATGAACGCCTCGTTGTTCTTGTTGTTGCGGAAGCTGTGCCATTCCGATTCGTTGGAGTGGGCGAGCAGGATGCCGCTGTAGGGAATCGCGCCGAGGCCTTCGGTGCTGTTGTAGTTGCCTTCCTGGGTCGCGGTGAGCAAGGGGTGCAGGACCTTGATCGGTGCCTTGAACATCTCGACGAACTCCATCAGCCCCTGGTTGGCGCGGCACAGGGCGCCGGAGTAGCTGTAGGCGTCGGCGTCGTTCTGCGGGAATTCTTCCAGCTTGCGGATATCCACCTTGCCGACCAGCGCGGAGATGTCCTGGTTGTTCTCGTCACCCGGCTCGGTCTTGGCCACGGCGATCTGGTTGAGGATCGAGGGGTAGAGCTTGACCACGCGGAACTGACTGATGTCGCCGCCGAACTCGCTGAGGCGCTTGCTGGCCCAGGGCGACATGATGTTGTTGAGGTAGCGCAGCGGAATGCCGTAGTCCTCTTCGAGGATGGCGCCATCCTCGACGGCATTGAACAGGCCGAGCGGCGACTCGAAAACCGGCGAGCCCTTGATGGCGTAGAAGGGCACCTTCTCCATCAACTGTTTGAGTTTCTCCGCCAGCGAGGACTTGCCGCCGCCCACCGGGCCGAGAAGGTAGAGGATCTGCTTCTTCTCTTCCAGGCCCTGCGCCGCATGGCGGAAGTAGGAGACGATCTGGTCGATGCACTCTTCCATGCCGTGGAAGTCGGCAAAGGCCGGGTAGCGACGGATAACTTTATTGGAAAAGATCCGCGACAGGCGCGAGTTGCTCGACGTGTCGATGAGCTCCGGCTCGCCGATGGCCATCAGCAGGCGCTCGGCCGCCGTGGCATAGGCGCTGCGATCCGCCTTGCACAGGTCGAGGTACTCCTGAAGCGAGTACTCCTCCTGGCGGGTCGCTTCGAAGCGTTGCTGGAAGTGGCTGAAAATACTCATGACTGCACCTCGCTCGCTGCATGGAGCCGGCACGGGTCATTCGGGCGGGTGCGTGGGAGCCGACGTGGCGGCCGATGGAATCCCCCCAAGAACACCTGAAAGCGCTACCGATGGCCCGGAACCGGTGTGCCGGCTCTCCCTTTTGGATGGCCTCAACCTAAGAGTAGTCCGCTTTCGGCAAGTTCAAGGGCGTGGCAAGGGTGTCTGGATATTGCCGGTCGTCGGCAGATTGCTGAGGGGCAGGCGCGGCGCGGGATTGCGCCGCGGGGAATTTTTATTCGGTGTCGCCGCGGCTGACGTCCTGCGGAAACTCGCGGTGCCAGAGTTCGAAGCCACCGTCCAGGCTGTACACCTCGGCGAAGCCCTGGTGTGCCAGATAGGCCGCGGCGTTCTGGCTGGAGTTGCCGTGATAGCAGGTGACGATCAGCGGCTGGTCGAAGTCGGCCTTGGCGATGAAGTCGGGCAGCGAGTGGTTGTCCAGGTGCTGCGAGCCACTGATGTGGCCGTTGCTGAAACTCTGTGGGTCGCGGATGTCGACCACCACCGCGCCCTGTTCGCGCAGCGCGTGGGCTTGCTGGGGCGGGATGCGTTTAAAGTCGCTCATGGGGTGGGCTCCTGGCAGGCGCACTGCAGGCGCTCGCGGGTGTCGATGTTCATCAGGGTCATGGCGCCGCCCCAGACGCAGCCGCTGTCGAGGGCGAACAGGCCGGGTTCGTCGCAGCGCCCTTCGAGGGCGGCCCAGTGGCCGAAGATGATCTTCTGCCCACGGGTCTTGCGTTGCGGGTGGCTGAACCATGGTGCGTAGCCGGGCGGCGCGCTGTCCAGGCCTTCCTTGCTCTTCAGGTCGAGCTCGCCCTCGGCGGTGCAGAAGCGCATGCGCGTGAAGTAGTTGGTGATCACCCGCAGGCGCGTGACGCCGTGCAGCTCGCGATGCCACAGGGTTGGCTCGTTGCCGTACATGCCATCGAGAAACAGCGGCAGGCGGGCGTCGTCCTTGAGCACGGTTTCCACTTCGGCGGCGCGCTTGAGGGCTTTCTCCAGCGTCCACTGCGGTGGAATGCCGGCGTGCACCAGGGCGATGTCACGCTGCTCGTCGTAGTGCAGCAGCTTCTGCAGGCGCAGCCAGTCGAGCAGGTCGTTGCGGTCCGGCGCCTGGAGGATTTCCTGCAGGGTGTCGCTCTTTTTCAGGCGTTCGATGTTGTGTGCCACGGCTAGCAGGTGCAGGTCATGGTTGCCCAGCACGCAGGTCAGGGCGTCGCGGATCGAGAACAGGAAGCGCAGCGTCTCCAGCGATTGCGGGCCGCGATTGACCAGGTCGCCGACCAGCCACAGGCGGTCGCGGGCTGGATCGAACTCGACCTTGTCGAGCAGGCAGCGAAGCGGCTCGAGACAGCCCTGCAGGTCGCCTACGGCATACGTTGCCATCAGTGCAGGGCTCCCGGTACGGCGAGGCGGAACGGTGCGATGGGCGCGTCGAAGCGTTTGCCGTCGTCGCCGAGCATCTGGTAACTGCCGTGCATGTTGCCGACCTTGGTCGCCATCACCGTGCCGCTGCTGTAGGTGTGGCTTTCGCCGGGTTGCAGGTGGGGCTGCTGGCCAACCACGCCGGAGCCGCGCACTTCCTGTACCCGGCCGTCACCGTCGGTGATGATCCAGTGGCGGCTGACCAGCTTGGCCGCCACGCTGCCGTTGTTCTGCACGGTCACGGTGTAGGCGAAGGCATAGCGGTTCTGCTCCGGGTTGGATTGCTCCGGCAGAAAGCGGGTGACGACGCTGACGTCGACCTGATAGCGGGAATCGGACATGGCGTGGGCTCGGCAAGCTGGATGTGCAGTTTAGTCGCGCGGCTCGACCTTGGGCTGGATGGCCAGCTGATCGGCGAGGCGGACGAAGGCGGCGAGGTCGAGCTGTTCGGGGCGCAGGCTGCCATCCACGCCAGCGGCTTCGATTTCCGCCGCGCTGAGCAAGCCCTTGAGGGTGTTGCGCAGGGTCTTGCGGCGCTGGTTGAAGGCCTCGCGCACCACGCGTTCGAGCAGGCGATGGTCCTTGGCCGGGAACGGCAGCACGTCGTGCGGCGCCAGGCGGACGATGGCCGAGTCGACCTTGGGTGGCGGGTTGAAAGCGCCGGGGCCAACGTTGAACAGGTGCTCCACGCGGCAGTGGTACTGCACCATGATCGACAGCCGGCCCCAGTCACCACCGCCAGGCTCGGCGGCCAGGCGCTCGACCACTTCCTTCTGCAGCATAAAGTGCATGTCGCGGATCAGCGGGGCGTTATCCAGCAGGTGGAAGATCAGCGGCGTGGAGATGTTGTAGGGCAGGTTGCCGACCACGCGCAGGCTGTTGGGCGCGGCTTCGAGACGGTTGAAGTCGAATTTGAGCGCGTCGCCCTGGTTCAGGCGGAAGTTGCTCTGCTGGCCGAATTTGCTTTGCAGGATCGGGATCAGGTCGAGGTCGAGCTCGATCACGTCGAGCTGCGCACCGCTGCTCAGCAGGCCTTCGGTCAGGGCGCCCTGGCCCGGACCGATCTCCAGCAGGTGTTCGCCTTCGCGCGCATGAATGGCGCGCAGGATGCGGTGGATCACCCCAGCGTCATGCAGGAAGTTCTGGCCGAAGCGCTTGCGCGCGCGGTGTTGGTACGTCTCGGACATCAGGGCAAGGCTCCAGGCTTCAGGCGAGGGACCTGAAGCGCAAATACAAAGAGCGCGCAGTCTAGCAGCGAACGGCCGAAGCTCTAAGCGCCGCGGCTGGCGGCCATCTCGTAGGCGGTCTCCAGGGCGACCTGCAGGCTGCCGGTATCGACCTTGCCGCTACCGGCCAGATCGAGCGCCGTGCCGTGGTCGACCGAAGTGCGGATGATCGGCAGGCCGAGGGTGACATTGACCGCGGCGCCGAAGCCCTTGTACTTGAGCACCGGCAGGCCCTGGTCGTGGTACATGGCCAGGACGGCGTCGCAATGCTCGAGGTATTTGGGCGTGAACAGCGTGTCGGCCGGCAGCGGGCCGACCAGGTTCAGGCCTTCGCCGCGCAGCTGCTCCAGGGTGGGCTCGATCACGTCGATCTCTTCGTTACCCAGGTGGCCACCTTCGCCGGCATGCGGGTTGAGGCCCGTGACCAGAATACGTGGCGCGGCGATGCCGAACTT includes:
- a CDS encoding symmetrical bis(5'-nucleosyl)-tetraphosphatase, with translation MATYAVGDLQGCLEPLRCLLDKVEFDPARDRLWLVGDLVNRGPQSLETLRFLFSIRDALTCVLGNHDLHLLAVAHNIERLKKSDTLQEILQAPDRNDLLDWLRLQKLLHYDEQRDIALVHAGIPPQWTLEKALKRAAEVETVLKDDARLPLFLDGMYGNEPTLWHRELHGVTRLRVITNYFTRMRFCTAEGELDLKSKEGLDSAPPGYAPWFSHPQRKTRGQKIIFGHWAALEGRCDEPGLFALDSGCVWGGAMTLMNIDTRERLQCACQEPTP
- the rsmA gene encoding 16S rRNA (adenine(1518)-N(6)/adenine(1519)-N(6))-dimethyltransferase RsmA, translating into MSETYQHRARKRFGQNFLHDAGVIHRILRAIHAREGEHLLEIGPGQGALTEGLLSSGAQLDVIELDLDLIPILQSKFGQQSNFRLNQGDALKFDFNRLEAAPNSLRVVGNLPYNISTPLIFHLLDNAPLIRDMHFMLQKEVVERLAAEPGGGDWGRLSIMVQYHCRVEHLFNVGPGAFNPPPKVDSAIVRLAPHDVLPFPAKDHRLLERVVREAFNQRRKTLRNTLKGLLSAAEIEAAGVDGSLRPEQLDLAAFVRLADQLAIQPKVEPRD
- a CDS encoding PrkA family serine protein kinase, which translates into the protein MSIFSHFQQRFEATRQEEYSLQEYLDLCKADRSAYATAAERLLMAIGEPELIDTSSNSRLSRIFSNKVIRRYPAFADFHGMEECIDQIVSYFRHAAQGLEEKKQILYLLGPVGGGKSSLAEKLKQLMEKVPFYAIKGSPVFESPLGLFNAVEDGAILEEDYGIPLRYLNNIMSPWASKRLSEFGGDISQFRVVKLYPSILNQIAVAKTEPGDENNQDISALVGKVDIRKLEEFPQNDADAYSYSGALCRANQGLMEFVEMFKAPIKVLHPLLTATQEGNYNSTEGLGAIPYSGILLAHSNESEWHSFRNNKNNEAFIDRIYIVKVPYCLRVTDEIKIYDKLLINSSLANAHCAPDTLKMLAQFSTLSRLKEPENSNIYSKMRVYDGENLKDTDPKAKSIQEYRDSAGVDEGMTGLSTRFAFKILSKVFNFDPHEIAANPVHLLYVLEQQIEQEQFPAEVRERYLRFIKEYLAPRYIEFIGKEIQTAYLESYSEYGQNIFDRYVLYADFWIQDQEYRDPETGEILNRVALNEELEKIEKPAGISNPKDFRNEIVNFVLRARANNNGKNPTWLSYEKLRVVIEKKMFSNTEDLLPVISFNAKASKEDQQKHNDFVTRMVERGYTEKQVRLLSEWYLRVRKSQ
- the glpE gene encoding thiosulfate sulfurtransferase GlpE; translation: MSDFKRIPPQQAHALREQGAVVVDIRDPQSFSNGHISGSQHLDNHSLPDFIAKADFDQPLIVTCYHGNSSQNAAAYLAHQGFAEVYSLDGGFELWHREFPQDVSRGDTE
- the apaG gene encoding Co2+/Mg2+ efflux protein ApaG produces the protein MSDSRYQVDVSVVTRFLPEQSNPEQNRYAFAYTVTVQNNGSVAAKLVSRHWIITDGDGRVQEVRGSGVVGQQPHLQPGESHTYSSGTVMATKVGNMHGSYQMLGDDGKRFDAPIAPFRLAVPGALH